From one Salinimonas iocasae genomic stretch:
- a CDS encoding TolC family protein, which produces MSSSRPLGIKKASSAYLKLISAALVTMSISVQSANAQKSSITLENALKRTLSNNPDLVVFEFKSSALDGESKMASLRPEMSVGVEVENVLGTGEVSGIKDAELTLTLSSVIELGDKVSGRMNVVSSKKAQLLTQRRIRTLDILGETTRRYINVIVQQALHKTEQRAEMLARTMLQTVSTRVEAGASSPLEKKRAESALSQARLSLLISEQKLNEYKRDLAIMWGDTNAAFAEVEGTLLSFPNSLSLEHMLSQLQSNPHVLLYADNYRVQEARLRVVQASQQFDIAWEAGIRRMQGINDTALVASISVPLNTKQRNLGEYEQQRALLDSIDYQKQAKIRELTRQLNQVISAKDQALLTVTTLQDNVVPTLESALKLARDGYESGRYNYIEWVTTQQQLIDMQRTLIKAAGLVHLRSADLEALTGIPVFSDSPSTSAQSSELLEKK; this is translated from the coding sequence ATGAGTTCTTCACGCCCATTGGGCATAAAAAAAGCTAGCTCAGCGTATCTGAAATTGATATCTGCTGCACTGGTAACCATGAGCATATCTGTTCAATCTGCCAATGCGCAAAAGTCTTCAATCACGCTTGAAAATGCGCTCAAACGCACATTATCAAACAACCCAGATTTAGTTGTGTTCGAATTTAAATCTTCGGCTTTGGATGGTGAATCAAAAATGGCCAGCTTACGACCTGAAATGTCTGTTGGGGTTGAAGTTGAAAATGTGTTGGGAACAGGCGAAGTGTCTGGTATCAAAGATGCCGAATTGACACTGACCTTATCGTCGGTCATCGAGCTTGGAGATAAAGTCAGCGGCCGAATGAATGTGGTGAGTTCAAAAAAAGCACAACTGCTTACACAACGGCGCATTCGTACGCTGGACATCTTGGGTGAAACAACTCGACGATATATCAATGTCATTGTCCAACAAGCGTTGCACAAGACTGAGCAACGAGCTGAAATGCTGGCTCGCACAATGCTTCAGACAGTCTCAACACGGGTTGAAGCGGGGGCTTCTTCACCACTTGAGAAAAAACGTGCAGAGTCAGCGTTGTCGCAGGCGCGTTTGTCGTTATTGATAAGTGAACAAAAACTCAATGAGTATAAACGCGACCTGGCCATCATGTGGGGTGACACTAACGCTGCGTTTGCGGAAGTTGAAGGGACACTGTTATCGTTTCCAAATTCACTATCACTTGAACATATGCTTTCACAGCTTCAAAGCAATCCACACGTTCTGCTTTATGCTGATAACTATCGGGTACAAGAGGCCAGATTGAGAGTGGTTCAGGCCAGTCAGCAGTTCGACATTGCGTGGGAAGCCGGTATCCGAAGAATGCAGGGAATTAATGACACAGCGTTAGTCGCCAGTATTTCGGTGCCGTTAAATACCAAGCAGCGGAATCTAGGAGAATACGAACAACAGCGCGCATTGCTTGACAGTATCGACTATCAAAAACAAGCGAAAATTCGTGAACTCACTCGCCAATTAAATCAAGTCATTAGCGCAAAAGACCAAGCCTTGCTCACTGTTACGACCCTTCAAGACAATGTCGTTCCCACATTGGAATCTGCATTGAAATTGGCGCGGGATGGCTATGAAAGTGGTCGCTACAACTATATAGAGTGGGTGACAACGCAACAGCAACTCATAGATATGCAACGAACACTGATAAAAGCCGCAGGCTTAGTCCACCTTCGAAGCGCAGATCTAGAGGCACTTACGGGAATTCCCGTGTTTTCTGACTCTCCCTCGACGTCTGCTCAATCATCAGAATTACTAGAGAAAAAATAA
- a CDS encoding efflux RND transporter periplasmic adaptor subunit, which translates to MNTSQFTLLTSARDLLGVLAMLLTLLFATVALADDDDEEAEERPEYVVLSQERMLEHDIVTASAASGSLSLTTRTFGRIVHDPASLSHIRARFDGVVKRIMVNIGDKVKKGDTLAIIESNESLNQYSITSPMSGKIIARHANDGELTNGQVLLSVANYSRAIAQLAIFPKQRTHIAADMEVTLRLEELQQQSSISHITSSPDDKPYSIAFVNVDNGSGYWPLGAMVEGYIQIGFQEVNLALPKSSIQELDGQTIVFVKEGERFYPRQVKLGNTDNRLVEIVKGVQIGQQVVVENSYLLKADLLKMEAGDDD; encoded by the coding sequence ATGAATACATCACAATTTACATTACTCACTAGCGCACGTGACTTGCTTGGCGTGTTAGCCATGCTACTTACTTTACTGTTTGCTACTGTCGCCCTGGCTGATGATGACGATGAGGAAGCCGAAGAAAGACCCGAGTACGTAGTGTTATCTCAAGAACGGATGCTTGAACACGATATCGTGACTGCTTCAGCCGCGTCAGGATCATTATCGCTCACAACCAGAACATTTGGGCGGATAGTTCATGATCCTGCGTCACTGAGTCATATTCGTGCCCGCTTCGACGGTGTTGTAAAACGTATCATGGTGAATATTGGAGATAAAGTAAAAAAAGGTGACACACTGGCAATCATTGAGTCAAACGAGAGTTTAAATCAATACTCAATCACCTCACCGATGTCTGGAAAAATCATAGCTAGACACGCCAATGATGGTGAGCTCACCAACGGTCAAGTGCTGCTTTCTGTTGCTAATTACTCTCGCGCAATTGCTCAATTGGCTATTTTCCCCAAACAACGTACTCATATTGCCGCTGATATGGAAGTCACTTTAAGGCTTGAGGAATTGCAGCAACAATCAAGTATAAGCCACATTACGTCCTCACCGGATGACAAACCCTATTCTATCGCGTTTGTGAACGTTGATAATGGCAGTGGTTATTGGCCTTTAGGCGCTATGGTAGAGGGTTATATTCAGATTGGTTTCCAAGAAGTCAATCTGGCACTCCCCAAAAGTTCAATACAAGAGTTAGATGGGCAAACCATTGTTTTTGTCAAAGAAGGGGAACGATTTTACCCCCGCCAAGTAAAACTTGGGAACACGGACAACCGTTTAGTAGAGATTGTGAAGGGCGTTCAAATAGGCCAGCAAGTCGTTGTAGAAAATAGCTATCTACTAAAAGCTGATTTATTAAAAATGGAGGCGGGCGATGATGACTAA